One window of Geotoga petraea genomic DNA carries:
- a CDS encoding RelA/SpoT family protein, whose amino-acid sequence MDIIKDYIKELESILGHKLNRKDRDRLIKAYKFGEEAHKGQMRDSGDPFFEHPKEVALILAGFRMDIDTIIAGLLHDTVEDCDVPIEKIEKEFGIDVSRIVNGVTKISNLKLNERLSRSDMKSIEKIETIRKMLLAMSTDIRVIVVKLSDRLHNMRTLDFVKRDKQVIKSEETLKIYAPIAHRLGINKIKAELEDLSFKYLHPDIYTDLDQKLKTKLSNRQKSIDEYADTVKEELKKHRIKADVSGRAKHLYSIWNKMLKKGKTFDDIYDIIALRIITENQNQCYASLGIVHSMWAPMPGRIKDYIATPKFNGYKSLHTTVITNKGEPLEIQIRDWNMHEEAEFGLAAHWAYKQGVSSQKVKFLQNLMELHKDIAQSAFDIKDIETNLLSKEIFVFTPQGEIIHLPKGATPIDFAYAIHTDIGNHFAGAKINGRIVPISYKLQNSDVVEIIVNRNFNGPSIDWIKHAKSPRTASKIKKFYRQKNEKILVDRGKDKFRELAKKLNISIEDMLNKLKEEAFFIKYNIKNDEDLYIKIELEDVNIQTIRSFFVKDNEEKEQKIPRSKSSLSTPSVIVDGVEGIDTHFAKCCTPVPGDDIIGIIGRRGIGIHRTNCKNIRGVKEDKKLNVEWNTSENQTSFVAILSLDMESKKVMNSVRDVLKAEKGYIEKFEILKQSDILTAKIRLKVTNIEHLIRITHKIQDIKGIFSVRRM is encoded by the coding sequence ATGGACATAATAAAAGACTATATAAAGGAACTAGAATCCATTTTAGGCCATAAGTTAAATAGAAAAGATAGGGATAGATTAATAAAAGCATATAAATTTGGAGAAGAAGCACATAAAGGACAAATGAGAGATTCTGGAGATCCTTTTTTTGAACATCCAAAAGAAGTAGCTTTGATTTTGGCTGGGTTTAGAATGGATATAGATACAATAATAGCGGGATTGCTTCATGATACAGTTGAAGATTGTGATGTTCCAATAGAAAAAATTGAAAAAGAGTTTGGAATTGATGTTTCAAGAATTGTAAACGGAGTTACTAAAATAAGTAATTTGAAGTTAAACGAAAGACTATCCAGAAGTGATATGAAATCAATTGAAAAAATAGAAACAATTAGAAAGATGCTTCTTGCAATGTCAACAGATATAAGAGTTATAGTGGTTAAATTGTCAGATAGATTACATAACATGAGAACTTTGGATTTTGTAAAAAGAGATAAGCAAGTTATAAAATCAGAAGAAACTTTAAAAATTTATGCACCAATAGCACATAGATTGGGGATAAATAAGATAAAAGCTGAGTTAGAGGATTTATCTTTCAAATATTTACATCCAGATATATATACAGATTTGGATCAAAAATTGAAAACAAAACTTTCCAACAGACAAAAAAGTATAGATGAATATGCCGATACTGTTAAAGAAGAACTCAAAAAACATAGAATAAAAGCAGATGTTTCTGGAAGAGCAAAGCATTTATACAGTATATGGAATAAAATGCTTAAAAAAGGGAAAACTTTTGATGATATTTATGATATTATTGCACTTAGAATTATTACTGAGAACCAAAATCAATGCTATGCTTCTTTAGGAATCGTTCATTCTATGTGGGCACCAATGCCAGGTCGAATTAAAGATTATATAGCAACACCAAAATTCAATGGATATAAATCTTTACACACTACTGTAATAACAAACAAAGGAGAACCTTTAGAAATACAAATTCGTGACTGGAATATGCATGAAGAAGCTGAATTTGGTTTAGCAGCACATTGGGCTTATAAACAAGGAGTTAGTTCTCAAAAAGTAAAATTTTTACAAAATCTTATGGAACTACATAAAGACATAGCTCAAAGTGCTTTTGATATAAAAGATATTGAAACAAATTTACTTTCTAAAGAAATATTTGTTTTTACCCCTCAAGGGGAGATAATTCATTTACCAAAGGGAGCAACACCTATAGATTTTGCATATGCAATACATACAGATATAGGGAATCATTTTGCTGGTGCTAAAATAAATGGTAGAATCGTTCCAATTTCATATAAATTGCAAAATTCAGATGTTGTTGAAATAATAGTGAATAGAAATTTCAACGGTCCCAGTATTGATTGGATTAAACATGCCAAATCACCAAGAACTGCCAGCAAGATAAAAAAATTTTATAGACAAAAAAATGAAAAAATTCTTGTTGATAGAGGTAAAGATAAATTTAGAGAGTTGGCAAAAAAGCTTAATATATCAATAGAAGATATGTTAAATAAATTAAAAGAAGAAGCTTTTTTCATAAAATATAATATAAAAAATGATGAAGATTTATATATAAAAATTGAGCTTGAAGATGTAAATATTCAAACTATAAGGTCTTTTTTTGTAAAAGATAATGAAGAAAAAGAACAAAAAATACCAAGGTCAAAGTCATCATTATCTACGCCTTCAGTTATTGTCGATGGAGTTGAAGGCATTGACACTCATTTTGCAAAATGTTGTACGCCTGTACCTGGAGATGATATTATAGGTATAATAGGAAGAAGAGGTATCGGAATTCACCGAACAAATTGTAAGAATATTCGCGGAGTTAAAGAAGATAAAAAATTAAACGTTGAATGGAATACTTCCGAAAATCAAACAAGTTTCGTTGCTATATTATCTTTGGACATGGAAAGTAAAAAAGTTATGAATTCTGTTAGAGATGTTTTAAAAGCAGAAAAGGGTTATATTGAAAAATTTGAAATTTTAAAACAATCTGATATTTTAACTGCAAAGATTAGGCTAAAGGTAACTAATATAGAACATTTAATAAGAATAACTCACAAAATACAAGACATAAAAGGAATATTTAGCGTTAGGAGGATGTAA
- the pstA gene encoding phosphate ABC transporter permease PstA, with protein MKKDLIISSIFRIISYTIFLIIIGIFATIIIEGVQYFSIDFFTKYPSNGMTEGGIWPAILGSLIMISLTLLFALPIGILTGIFLAEFGRNTRLARILDTAITSLSGVPSIVYGLFGLSLFSVTLGFKTSILSGSLTLAVMTLPIIASSVKEALSSLPGTLRESALALGAKKTEVIYKILVPASKNRIITAVLIGMGRVIGETAPVLLTGAVFYSTYFPSNIMQPVMTLPTHIYYITIAYGRDAQWMAKGSSAFLLLIIIAIYSIAFAFRRKSNG; from the coding sequence TTGAAGAAAGACTTAATAATATCTTCTATTTTTAGAATAATTTCTTATACAATATTTTTAATTATTATAGGTATATTTGCTACTATAATTATAGAAGGAGTTCAATATTTCAGTATAGATTTTTTTACTAAATATCCTTCCAATGGAATGACAGAAGGTGGTATATGGCCTGCTATTTTAGGAAGCTTAATTATGATTAGTCTAACATTATTATTTGCCTTACCAATAGGGATTCTAACGGGGATATTTTTGGCTGAGTTTGGAAGAAATACGAGGCTTGCAAGAATTTTAGATACGGCAATAACTTCTTTATCTGGAGTTCCTTCAATAGTTTATGGACTTTTTGGGTTATCGTTATTTTCTGTTACGTTAGGCTTTAAAACTTCCATTTTATCAGGTAGTTTAACATTAGCAGTAATGACTCTGCCAATAATTGCTTCTTCGGTTAAAGAAGCTTTATCTTCTTTACCAGGAACTCTAAGGGAATCTGCCTTAGCATTAGGAGCAAAAAAAACTGAAGTAATTTATAAAATTTTAGTTCCTGCATCAAAAAATAGAATTATTACAGCTGTACTTATTGGAATGGGTAGGGTTATTGGTGAAACTGCTCCGGTTTTATTGACAGGTGCTGTTTTCTATTCAACCTATTTCCCATCAAATATAATGCAACCTGTTATGACTTTGCCAACACACATTTATTATATTACTATTGCCTATGGTAGAGATGCTCAGTGGATGGCAAAAGGATCATCCGCATTTTTATTACTTATAATTATTGCAATTTATTCAATAGCTTTTGCATTTAGGAGGAAGTCAAATGGATAA
- a CDS encoding phosphate ABC transporter substrate-binding protein PstS family protein, with the protein MKKVLLSLLVVTLFVVSFAETLVIKGSNTVFPIAQLWIEDLKESKPELNITLEGAGSSTGIAALLNGTTDVANSSRFMKSSEIEKMNENGQFFMPIVVGYDGIAIVVNKELGIDNITLDQLKSIYTGQIRTWNQLNSNLPNRPIIKYSRDTASGTYETFTNIALSGEKMDPTVKMGPSTQFEINQVSQNAYAIAYAGVGYVDDSVKVLTVEGVQPTAYNILNSVYPISRPLFMFVDVTDGFITGNVKEYVNFGLSKKGQELVEKAGYVAAYGK; encoded by the coding sequence ATGAAAAAAGTTTTATTAAGTTTATTGGTAGTAACATTATTTGTCGTTTCATTTGCAGAAACATTGGTAATAAAAGGATCTAACACAGTATTCCCAATTGCACAACTTTGGATTGAAGATTTAAAAGAATCAAAACCAGAATTAAACATCACTCTTGAAGGCGCAGGTTCATCAACTGGAATTGCAGCATTATTAAATGGAACTACAGACGTAGCAAATTCATCAAGATTTATGAAAAGTTCTGAGATTGAAAAAATGAACGAAAATGGACAATTTTTCATGCCAATAGTTGTAGGTTATGATGGAATAGCAATTGTTGTTAACAAAGAATTAGGAATAGACAATATAACTTTGGATCAGTTAAAATCAATATATACAGGTCAAATAAGAACTTGGAATCAACTTAATTCTAATTTACCAAACAGACCTATAATTAAATACTCAAGAGACACAGCTTCAGGAACATATGAGACTTTTACAAATATAGCTTTATCAGGTGAAAAAATGGATCCAACAGTAAAAATGGGACCATCAACACAATTTGAAATAAACCAAGTATCTCAAAATGCTTATGCGATTGCTTATGCAGGTGTAGGTTATGTTGATGACTCAGTAAAAGTTTTAACTGTAGAAGGAGTTCAACCAACTGCTTATAACATTTTAAATTCAGTTTACCCTATTTCAAGACCTTTATTTATGTTTGTTGATGTAACTGATGGTTTTATAACAGGAAATGTAAAGGAATATGTTAACTTTGGACTTTCTAAAAAAGGTCAAGAATTAGTTGAAAAAGCAGGTTATGTAGCTGCTTACGGAAAATAA
- the pstC gene encoding phosphate ABC transporter permease subunit PstC, with amino-acid sequence MTRREYKNSFNKYLITLVATLGIFVLGGLFYFIIQASIPALTEVGAEIFTSANWYPTYEDAEYGMLAQIIASVLITLLASVIVLPLGYIVAFFMYDYAKYHEKNIIKSAVDLLSGVPSVIVGTFLIIYISPIMYEFNIWNAENLFLGAVGLAILSLPYTASLMQEALDSVDISLKEGALALGSSRFTAGFRVVSKAAISGIFNSIILTINRVIGETMVVLMVAGGANLIPKSIFDPVRPLTATIAGEMGEVELGSIHYSALFVAGLILLVISFLLTLLSRRLTRRWSH; translated from the coding sequence ATGACAAGAAGAGAATATAAGAACTCATTCAACAAATACTTGATAACATTGGTAGCAACTCTGGGGATATTCGTACTTGGTGGACTATTTTATTTTATAATACAAGCATCAATCCCAGCTCTGACTGAAGTCGGGGCTGAGATTTTTACAAGTGCGAATTGGTATCCTACATATGAAGATGCAGAGTATGGAATGTTGGCTCAAATAATTGCTTCTGTTTTAATCACATTATTAGCATCAGTTATAGTTTTACCTTTAGGCTATATTGTAGCCTTTTTTATGTATGATTATGCAAAATATCATGAAAAAAATATTATAAAATCCGCTGTTGATTTATTATCTGGAGTTCCATCGGTAATTGTTGGTACTTTTTTAATTATTTATATCTCTCCTATAATGTATGAATTTAATATTTGGAATGCCGAGAACTTATTTTTAGGAGCAGTTGGCCTTGCAATATTATCATTACCATATACTGCTTCATTGATGCAAGAAGCTTTAGACTCTGTTGATATTAGTTTAAAAGAAGGTGCTTTAGCCCTCGGTTCATCAAGATTTACAGCGGGTTTTAGAGTAGTTTCAAAAGCGGCTATTTCTGGAATATTTAATTCAATAATTTTAACTATAAACAGAGTTATTGGGGAAACAATGGTTGTTTTAATGGTAGCTGGAGGAGCTAATCTTATTCCAAAGTCCATCTTTGATCCCGTAAGGCCTTTAACAGCAACAATTGCTGGGGAAATGGGAGAAGTTGAACTTGGTAGTATTCATTATTCAGCACTTTTTGTAGCTGGATTAATTCTATTAGTTATTTCTTTTTTACTAACTTTATTATCTAGAAGACTAACCAGGAGATGGTCACATTGA
- the pstB gene encoding phosphate ABC transporter ATP-binding protein PstB has product MDNDVIIRTKDFNGWYGEKQALKNINLNFYKNKISAIIGPSGCGKSTLLRSINRMNDEIPTYKVDGDMYYGEKNIYDKDLDLTVFRKKVGMVFQKPVPFPMSIFENVAFGLKIHGIKNKNKLEDVVEKSLKDAALWDEVKDELDKSAYSLSGGQQQRLCIARAIAIDPEVILLDEPTSALDPIATQKIERLIEELSEKYTIIIVTHNLAQAVRISDYMYFMYQGELIETGETPNMVKAPKVQLTEDYLNGRIG; this is encoded by the coding sequence ATGGATAATGATGTTATAATAAGAACTAAAGATTTTAATGGATGGTACGGAGAAAAACAAGCTTTAAAAAATATAAATTTAAATTTTTATAAAAATAAAATTTCTGCTATTATAGGACCTTCTGGTTGTGGAAAATCAACCCTTCTTAGAAGTATTAATAGAATGAATGATGAGATCCCTACCTATAAAGTGGATGGAGATATGTATTATGGTGAAAAAAATATTTATGATAAAGATTTGGACTTAACTGTTTTTAGAAAAAAAGTGGGAATGGTTTTCCAAAAACCAGTTCCTTTTCCCATGAGTATATTTGAAAATGTTGCCTTTGGATTGAAAATACACGGAATAAAAAACAAAAATAAATTGGAAGATGTTGTTGAAAAGTCCTTAAAAGATGCTGCTCTTTGGGATGAAGTTAAAGATGAGTTGGATAAATCTGCTTATTCTTTATCTGGTGGTCAACAACAGAGACTTTGTATTGCAAGAGCAATTGCTATAGATCCAGAAGTAATTTTATTAGATGAACCCACATCAGCTCTTGATCCAATCGCTACACAAAAAATAGAAAGATTAATTGAAGAATTATCAGAAAAATATACTATAATAATAGTGACGCATAATCTTGCCCAAGCAGTAAGAATTTCTGATTATATGTACTTTATGTATCAAGGAGAACTAATCGAAACCGGAGAAACACCTAACATGGTTAAAGCTCCTAAAGTACAACTAACAGAAGATTATTTAAATG
- a CDS encoding HD domain-containing protein, whose product MGLGKFFIKMSDLFTIYRWSNLPAIVRFNEADSSFSNAMLSFFTFYDQDREDLLKLMHNKIVENIPKIILSDIPLNTKKRIIEEDPNIWDRVLDISKEELKDFVKDDNIMSKITQEYNLKKENIKIEQYLRLITAKNEININKRVFKEFYEEPYSENERSLQKLNLNIDLKRKIDQYNKALFDLIIRLTNLKRWNKMHRNINSSVSAHSYYVMFTSYILSLSENVDNELMFNIITASLFHDLPEAFTGDVISPTKRKVEKLDKIITQIEEDYVLSWSLKNKQVNDVIKNIMPLIINPFKGEYGRFVRTADLLAAIIECSNEIRTGNSNENFRRAFFGMKTEIKGTSPFDIYSIIDEIEYNTFK is encoded by the coding sequence ATGGGATTGGGGAAATTCTTTATAAAAATGTCTGATTTATTTACAATTTATAGGTGGAGTAATTTACCGGCGATAGTTAGATTTAATGAAGCTGATAGCTCTTTTTCTAATGCAATGTTGAGCTTTTTTACATTTTATGATCAAGACAGAGAAGATTTATTAAAACTTATGCATAATAAAATAGTTGAAAATATCCCAAAGATAATTTTGTCTGATATACCTTTAAATACTAAAAAGAGAATAATAGAAGAAGATCCTAATATTTGGGATAGAGTTCTTGATATTTCAAAAGAAGAACTGAAAGATTTTGTAAAAGATGATAACATAATGTCAAAAATTACCCAGGAATATAATCTTAAAAAAGAAAATATTAAAATAGAACAATATTTACGACTAATCACTGCAAAAAATGAAATAAATATAAATAAAAGGGTCTTTAAAGAATTCTATGAAGAACCTTATTCTGAAAACGAACGTTCACTTCAAAAACTTAATTTGAATATAGATTTAAAAAGAAAAATAGATCAATATAATAAAGCCCTATTTGATTTAATAATAAGATTAACCAATCTTAAAAGATGGAATAAAATGCATAGAAATATAAATAGTTCTGTATCAGCTCATTCGTATTATGTAATGTTTACTTCATATATATTATCTTTGTCAGAAAATGTTGATAACGAGCTTATGTTTAATATAATAACAGCTTCTCTTTTCCATGATTTGCCTGAAGCTTTTACAGGAGATGTTATAAGTCCTACAAAAAGAAAAGTAGAAAAGTTAGATAAAATTATAACTCAAATAGAGGAGGATTATGTTTTAAGCTGGTCTTTAAAAAATAAACAAGTTAATGATGTTATAAAAAATATTATGCCATTAATAATCAATCCCTTTAAAGGTGAATACGGGAGATTCGTAAGAACTGCAGATTTGCTGGCTGCGATAATAGAATGTTCAAACGAAATAAGAACAGGTAATTCAAATGAAAATTTTAGGAGAGCCTTTTTTGGAATGAAAACTGAAATAAAGGGAACATCACCTTTTGACATCTATTCTATAATAGACGAAATAGAATACAATACTTTTAAATAA
- the dtd gene encoding D-aminoacyl-tRNA deacylase: MRAVIQRVNFSKVTVNEQTVGDINKGFMVLIGIGENDTEKDIKWVADKILNLRVFEDSNGKMNLSLLDVKGELLLIPQFTLYGDCRKGRRPSFSNSASQQKGREYYEKIIEYIENNYNIKIKRGKFQTHMKVDLQNDGPVTLLLDSEKNF, translated from the coding sequence TTGAGAGCGGTAATTCAAAGAGTAAATTTTTCTAAAGTAACAGTAAATGAGCAAACTGTTGGCGATATAAATAAAGGTTTTATGGTTTTAATAGGTATTGGTGAGAATGATACAGAAAAAGATATCAAATGGGTTGCTGATAAAATTTTAAATTTAAGGGTATTTGAAGATTCAAATGGTAAAATGAATTTAAGTTTATTAGATGTAAAAGGTGAACTTCTTCTTATACCTCAGTTTACTCTTTATGGAGATTGTAGAAAAGGAAGAAGGCCATCATTCAGTAATTCTGCTTCACAACAAAAAGGTAGAGAATATTATGAAAAAATAATAGAGTATATTGAAAATAATTATAATATAAAGATCAAAAGAGGTAAATTCCAAACTCATATGAAGGTAGATCTTCAAAATGATGGTCCAGTTACTCTGTTATTAGATTCTGAAAAAAATTTTTAG